TGGGGAAGATTCTTGCGAAGGCTTGCTCGAAGTCGGCGATGAGGTCCTGCGGGGCTTCGAGGCCTACGGAGAGGCGGATGAGATGGTCGGAGATGCCGAGGCGCTGGCGGGTTTCGAGAGGGATGTCGCAGTGGGAGGCGGTCGCCGGATTGGTGATGAGGGTTTCGACGCTTCCGAGGCTCTCGGCGCAGGTGCAGAGCTTGAGGGCTTCGATGAAGTGAAGGGAGTCCTCGGTAGAGGCTTTGAGCTCGAAGGAGAGCATGCCGCCGAAGGCCTTCTGCTGCTTTTCGGCGAGGGCCTTCTGGGGGAAGGAGTCAAGGCCGGGATAGTAGACGCGGGCGACGCGGGGATGGTCTTCGAGCCACTTGGCGATCTGGCCGGCGTGGCTGCAGTGCATGGCGAGACGGGCCGGGAGGGTCTTGACGCCCTGGAGAGTGAGCCAGGCGTCGAAAGGGGACGCGATGCTGCCTATGATCTTGCGGACGAAGCGGAGGCGCTCGGTGTGCTCCGCGTTGTTGGTCGCGAGGGAGCCGCCGATGGTGGCGTTGTGGCCGTCGATGTACTTGGTGGTGGAGAGCATGGAGATGTCCGCGCCGAGCGAGAGGCAGTTCTGCAGGAGCGGGGTGAGGAAGGTGTTGTCGACGGCGAGGAGGATGTTCTCGTGGGAGTGGGCGAGGTCGGCGATGGCGCGGACATCGGAGAGCTTGAGGGTGGGGTTGGCGGGGGTTTCGATGAAGATGAGGCGGGTGTTGGGGCGGATGGCCTGCTCGGTGGCCTCGACGCTGGAGGTGTCGGCGTAGGTGTACTCGACGGCGAAGTTTTCGAGGACCTGATGGAAGAGGCGGGCGGTTCCGCCATAGATGACGTCGGAGAGGATGACGTGGTCGCCGGCTTTGAGGAGGGCAAGGCAGAGGGTGGTGATGGCGGACATGCCGGAACGGAAGCAGAGGGCGTACTCGGTGCCTTCGATGGCGGCGATGGCCTGTTCGAGGGCGTTGACGGTGGGGTTCGCACCGCGCGAGTAGCCGTAGCCCTTGGTGACGCCGACGCTCTCATGGATATAGGTGGCGGTCTGGTGGATGGGGAAGAGGATGGAGTTCGACTGCTTCTCGTAGCTGCGATTGGAATGGATGACGAGGGTGGACGGCTGGAAATCGGGACGATCGGACAAGGAACCTCCTGGGTTGCTGAGCGAGAACGGGCCATGGGACGGGATCGGGGGAGTTGGCCCCAGACGGCTGCTCAGAGAGGCGGGGGTCGCTGCGGAAGCGGGGTCCTGCGTCTACGCTGGCTTCGTGCCGCCTGGGGCTGGCATGGCCAT
This genomic window from Granulicella sibirica contains:
- a CDS encoding trans-sulfuration enzyme family protein — protein: MSDRPDFQPSTLVIHSNRSYEKQSNSILFPIHQTATYIHESVGVTKGYGYSRGANPTVNALEQAIAAIEGTEYALCFRSGMSAITTLCLALLKAGDHVILSDVIYGGTARLFHQVLENFAVEYTYADTSSVEATEQAIRPNTRLIFIETPANPTLKLSDVRAIADLAHSHENILLAVDNTFLTPLLQNCLSLGADISMLSTTKYIDGHNATIGGSLATNNAEHTERLRFVRKIIGSIASPFDAWLTLQGVKTLPARLAMHCSHAGQIAKWLEDHPRVARVYYPGLDSFPQKALAEKQQKAFGGMLSFELKASTEDSLHFIEALKLCTCAESLGSVETLITNPATASHCDIPLETRQRLGISDHLIRLSVGLEAPQDLIADFEQAFARIFPTT